One part of the Pannonibacter sp. XCT-53 genome encodes these proteins:
- a CDS encoding dihydrofolate reductase, with product MVVVAAVAENGIIGAGNAMPWHVPSDLKHFKALTLGRPVVMGRRTFASLGRPLPGRFNIVISRGAPDLPEGVALVPSLDAGLALAAGRPETAEFGEVMVIGGGQIYAQAMALADRLEITRIHASPQGDTLFPPIDPALWQEVARIPGERGPKDQADFTFLAFDRRSVPVSGTGDRR from the coding sequence GTGGTCGTCGTGGCCGCCGTCGCCGAAAACGGCATCATCGGGGCCGGCAATGCCATGCCCTGGCACGTGCCCTCCGACCTGAAGCATTTCAAGGCGCTGACCCTGGGGCGTCCCGTCGTGATGGGGCGCAGGACCTTCGCCAGCCTGGGGCGCCCGTTGCCGGGCCGCTTCAACATCGTCATCAGTCGCGGCGCGCCGGACCTGCCGGAGGGGGTGGCGCTCGTTCCCTCCCTCGACGCCGGGCTGGCGCTGGCGGCGGGGCGCCCGGAGACTGCGGAGTTCGGTGAAGTGATGGTGATCGGCGGCGGCCAGATCTATGCGCAGGCCATGGCGCTGGCCGACCGGCTGGAAATCACCCGCATCCACGCAAGCCCGCAGGGCGACACCCTGTTTCCTCCGATCGATCCGGCGCTCTGGCAGGAGGTCGCCCGCATCCCGGGTGAGCGCGGTCCGAAGGATCAGGCGGATTTCACCTTCCTCGCCTTCGACCGCCGGAGCGTGCCGGTGTCCGGCACCGGAGACCGCCGATGA
- a CDS encoding DUF4169 family protein — translation MAADIVNLRQARKQRDRKDREATAEANRVRYGRSKADRKLAEAREEIARRHLDGHRLADGDPAATSPAADTVTPGASGPDS, via the coding sequence ATGGCAGCGGACATCGTCAATCTGCGACAGGCCCGCAAGCAGCGCGACCGTAAGGACCGCGAGGCGACTGCGGAGGCCAACCGGGTCCGATACGGCCGCAGCAAGGCGGACCGCAAGCTGGCCGAGGCGCGCGAGGAGATCGCCCGTCGCCATCTGGACGGCCATCGTCTGGCGGATGGCGATCCGGCAGCCACCTCCCCGGCTGCGGACACCGTGACGCCCGGCGCGAGCGGCCCGGACAGCTGA
- a CDS encoding FAD-binding oxidoreductase produces MSLAAMQVLVRRNEAGIAAAGEALSARFGARVARTAAIREQHGHTTSWLPNQAPDIVVFAESTEEVAEIVRICAEHRVPVIPFGTGSSLEGHVNAPGGGVSVDVSRMNKVLAVHAEDLDCVVQPGVTRSQLNAFLRDSGLFFPIDPGADASLGGMASTRASGTNAVRYGTMKDVVLGLTVVTAEGKIIHTGGRARKSSAGYDLTRLFVGSEGTLGIITELTLRLFGQPEAISGGVCPFPDVASACNAVIMTIQSGIPVARIELLDTLQVRACNAYSGLGLAETPTLFLEFHGTPNGVKEQAELFEAIAGECGGGAFRWSSQAEERTKLWTARHNAYFAGIGLRPGCKAVTTDVCVPISRLAECVAATADDIAASGLIAPIVGHVGDGNFHVMVLVDVTDAAEVAAAEAFVERLNWRAIEMEGTCTGEHGVGQGKMKYLKREHGEALDVMRTLKQALDPLNIMNPGKIVVI; encoded by the coding sequence ATGTCGCTCGCCGCGATGCAGGTGCTGGTTCGTCGCAATGAGGCAGGCATTGCTGCTGCCGGCGAGGCGCTTTCGGCGCGCTTTGGCGCCCGGGTTGCCCGCACGGCAGCGATCCGCGAGCAGCATGGGCACACCACGTCCTGGCTGCCGAATCAGGCGCCGGACATCGTCGTCTTTGCCGAAAGCACGGAGGAGGTCGCCGAGATCGTGCGCATCTGCGCCGAGCACCGGGTTCCGGTGATCCCCTTCGGCACCGGATCGTCGCTGGAGGGCCACGTCAATGCGCCCGGTGGCGGCGTCTCCGTCGACGTGTCGCGCATGAACAAGGTGCTGGCCGTGCATGCCGAGGATCTCGACTGCGTCGTGCAGCCGGGCGTCACGCGGTCGCAGCTCAATGCCTTCCTGCGCGACAGCGGGCTGTTCTTCCCGATTGATCCGGGCGCGGATGCCAGCCTCGGCGGCATGGCCTCCACCCGCGCCTCCGGCACCAACGCGGTGCGCTACGGGACGATGAAGGATGTCGTCCTTGGCCTCACCGTGGTGACCGCGGAAGGCAAGATCATCCACACCGGCGGGCGGGCGCGGAAATCCTCGGCCGGCTACGACCTCACCCGCCTGTTCGTCGGCTCCGAGGGCACGCTCGGCATCATCACCGAGCTGACGCTCCGGCTGTTCGGACAGCCGGAGGCGATCTCCGGCGGTGTCTGCCCGTTCCCGGACGTGGCGTCGGCCTGCAACGCGGTGATCATGACCATCCAGTCCGGCATTCCGGTGGCCCGCATCGAACTCCTCGACACGCTGCAGGTGCGCGCCTGCAATGCCTATTCGGGACTGGGCCTTGCGGAGACGCCGACGCTGTTCCTCGAGTTCCACGGCACGCCGAACGGGGTAAAGGAACAGGCGGAGCTGTTCGAGGCCATTGCCGGCGAGTGTGGCGGCGGGGCCTTCCGCTGGTCGAGCCAGGCGGAGGAGCGGACCAAGCTCTGGACGGCCCGGCACAACGCCTATTTCGCCGGGATCGGCCTCAGACCCGGCTGCAAGGCCGTGACGACGGATGTCTGCGTGCCGATCTCGCGTCTGGCCGAATGCGTTGCGGCAACGGCCGACGACATCGCCGCCTCCGGCCTGATCGCACCGATCGTCGGTCATGTGGGCGACGGTAATTTCCATGTCATGGTTCTGGTGGATGTGACGGATGCGGCCGAGGTCGCCGCCGCCGAAGCCTTTGTCGAGCGCCTCAACTGGCGGGCGATCGAGATGGAGGGCACCTGCACCGGAGAACATGGTGTCGGCCAGGGCAAGATGAAGTATCTGAAGAGGGAACATGGCGAGGCGCTGGACGTGATGCGCACGCTGAAACAGGCGCTTGATCCGCTGAACATCATGAACCCGGGCAAGATCGTGGTGATCTGA
- a CDS encoding thymidylate synthase, whose product MQQYHDLMRRILEDGTDRGDRTGTGTRSIFGHQMRFNLADGFPLVTTKKLHLKSIIHELLWFLAGDTNIAYLKANGVSIWDEWADENGDLGPVYGAQWRSWPAPDGRSIDQIANLLHMIRTSPNSRRLIVSAWNPAEVDNMALPPCHALFQFYVADGRLSCQLYQRSADVFLGVPFNIASYALLTLMVAQVCDLAPGDFVHSLGDAHLYANHFEQARLQLARAPRPLPTMKLNPAVRDLFAFRYEDFELVGYDPHPAIKAPIAV is encoded by the coding sequence GTGCAGCAATACCATGACCTCATGCGCCGCATTCTCGAGGACGGCACCGACCGGGGCGACCGAACCGGAACCGGCACGCGCTCGATCTTCGGGCATCAGATGCGGTTCAACCTGGCCGACGGCTTCCCGCTCGTCACTACGAAGAAGCTGCATCTGAAGTCGATCATCCACGAACTGCTGTGGTTTCTCGCCGGCGACACCAACATCGCCTACCTGAAGGCCAACGGCGTTTCGATCTGGGACGAGTGGGCCGACGAGAACGGCGACCTCGGCCCCGTCTATGGCGCGCAGTGGCGGTCCTGGCCGGCCCCGGACGGGCGGTCGATCGACCAGATCGCCAACCTGCTGCACATGATCCGCACCTCGCCCAATTCGCGCCGGCTCATCGTGTCGGCCTGGAACCCGGCCGAGGTCGACAACATGGCGCTGCCGCCCTGTCACGCGCTGTTCCAGTTCTACGTTGCCGACGGCCGGCTGTCCTGCCAGCTCTACCAGCGTTCGGCCGATGTCTTCCTGGGCGTGCCCTTCAACATCGCGTCCTATGCGCTGCTCACGCTGATGGTGGCGCAGGTCTGCGATCTGGCGCCGGGTGATTTCGTCCACAGCCTGGGCGACGCGCATCTCTATGCCAACCATTTCGAGCAGGCGCGCCTGCAGCTCGCGCGCGCGCCGCGGCCCTTGCCGACGATGAAGCTCAATCCGGCGGTGCGCGATCTTTTCGCCTTCCGCTATGAGGATTTCGAGCTTGTCGGCTATGATCCCCATCCTGCCATCAAGGCACCGATTGCCGTCTGA
- the glpQ gene encoding glycerophosphodiester phosphodiesterase: MRLLPSPGSPAPGFSGRRSVAGLMALAAVAILPLAVTPNAVLASGPAAAATTAPTSALVIAHRGASGYVPEHTLAAKAMAHAMGADYIEQDVVLSRDGVPVILHDITLDATTNVADVFKGRARPDGLYYAIDFTLAELKQLEVLERGNKQGEQAFKGRFPRVGTGLTIPTLAEELAFIRGMNASTGRTAGIYPELKAPAFHRAEGQDLAAAVLKVLAEAGYGPDAPVYLQSFDFNEIVRLRKELGYTGKLVQLIGENSWNMAPGVDYDRLRTPDGLKEIAAVANGIGPTFTQVLTDQNKDGVAEVTSLVADAKALGLAVHPYTFRADRLPPFAASFDELVRLAVTTAGVDGIFTDQPDKALKALGR, encoded by the coding sequence ATGCGTCTGCTTCCCAGCCCCGGCTCTCCTGCCCCCGGCTTTTCCGGTCGCCGTTCCGTTGCCGGCCTGATGGCCCTGGCTGCCGTTGCCATCCTGCCCCTGGCGGTGACGCCCAATGCGGTGCTGGCCAGCGGGCCCGCTGCCGCGGCCACGACCGCGCCCACGAGCGCGCTTGTGATCGCCCACCGCGGCGCGTCCGGCTACGTGCCGGAGCACACGCTGGCCGCCAAGGCCATGGCTCATGCCATGGGGGCCGATTACATCGAGCAGGATGTGGTGCTGTCGCGGGACGGCGTGCCGGTCATCCTGCATGACATCACGCTCGATGCCACGACGAATGTGGCGGACGTGTTCAAGGGCCGGGCCCGGCCGGACGGGCTGTATTACGCGATCGACTTCACCCTGGCCGAGCTGAAGCAGCTCGAGGTGCTGGAGCGCGGCAACAAGCAGGGCGAGCAGGCCTTCAAGGGCCGCTTCCCGCGGGTCGGCACGGGTCTGACCATTCCCACACTCGCGGAAGAGCTGGCCTTCATCCGGGGCATGAATGCCTCGACCGGACGCACGGCAGGCATCTATCCGGAGCTGAAGGCGCCCGCCTTCCATCGCGCCGAGGGTCAGGATCTGGCAGCGGCCGTGCTCAAGGTGCTGGCCGAGGCCGGCTACGGTCCCGACGCCCCGGTCTATCTGCAATCCTTCGACTTCAACGAGATCGTCCGGCTGCGCAAGGAGCTGGGGTATACGGGCAAGCTGGTGCAGCTGATCGGCGAGAACAGCTGGAACATGGCGCCGGGCGTCGACTACGACCGGCTGCGCACGCCGGATGGACTGAAGGAGATTGCCGCCGTTGCCAACGGGATCGGGCCGACCTTCACCCAGGTCCTGACCGACCAGAACAAGGACGGGGTCGCCGAAGTGACCAGTCTGGTGGCCGATGCCAAGGCCCTCGGGCTGGCGGTGCATCCCTACACGTTCCGCGCCGACCGGCTGCCGCCCTTCGCGGCCAGCTTCGACGAGCTGGTGCGCCTGGCCGTCACCACGGCCGGTGTGGACGGGATCTTCACCGACCAGCCGGACAAGGCGCTGAAGGCGCTCGGCCGGTGA
- a CDS encoding aminopeptidase P family protein produces the protein MFQTFDTPTDPSVGKPRLAALKAELARRGLDGFLIPRADAHQGEYVPPCDCRLQWLTGFGGSAGVAAVLGERAAIFIDGRYTLQVRDQVDCELFEPHHLIEAPPTDWLQAHLKPGMKLGFDPMLHTLNGTRRLRQVCAAAGAELVAVADNPVDAVWADRPAAPLGAVSLQPMDKAGEEARDKITRIAASVGRTGADAVVITQPDSIAWLFNIRGSDVMHTPIPLSFAVLTAAGSAQLFIDGRKLSNTVRDTLAMLTDIAEPAAFLPALEALGAAGKAVLVDPDLAGEAIATRILAAGGKLVEGPDPILLPKAIKNRVEIAGARAAHLRDAVAFARFLCWFDATAPGGELDEIAAAEALERFRVETGALRDISFDTISGAGPNGAICHYRVNRESNLPIPVGRPYLIDSGGQYEDGTTDITRTLAVGEMTADMKRHFTLVLKGHIGIATARFPVGTTGAQLDTLARIALWKAGLDYDHGTGHGVGSFLSVHEGPQRIAKTGAQPLRPGMILSNEPGYYPAGQYGIRIENLELVTEAAEIPGGERPMLGFETLTLAPIDRRLVEPALLTAEERDWLNRYHARVNEEVGPHLDARTRIWLEAATKPV, from the coding sequence ATGTTCCAGACATTCGACACCCCCACCGATCCGAGCGTTGGCAAGCCCCGTCTTGCCGCCCTCAAGGCTGAACTCGCACGTCGCGGACTGGATGGGTTTCTCATCCCCCGGGCGGACGCACATCAGGGCGAATACGTGCCGCCCTGCGACTGTCGCCTGCAATGGCTGACCGGCTTTGGCGGGTCTGCCGGGGTTGCGGCCGTGCTGGGCGAGCGGGCTGCCATCTTCATCGACGGCCGCTACACGCTGCAGGTGCGCGACCAGGTCGATTGCGAGCTTTTCGAGCCGCACCACCTGATCGAGGCTCCGCCGACCGACTGGCTGCAGGCCCATCTGAAGCCGGGCATGAAGCTCGGCTTTGATCCGATGCTGCACACCCTGAACGGCACCCGGAGGCTGCGCCAGGTCTGTGCTGCGGCCGGCGCGGAGCTGGTGGCCGTCGCAGACAATCCGGTCGATGCGGTGTGGGCCGACCGACCCGCCGCGCCGCTCGGGGCCGTCAGCCTGCAGCCGATGGACAAGGCCGGCGAGGAGGCGAGGGACAAGATCACCCGCATCGCCGCGTCCGTCGGCCGGACGGGCGCGGATGCGGTGGTCATCACCCAGCCTGATTCCATTGCCTGGCTGTTCAACATCCGCGGCTCGGATGTCATGCACACGCCGATCCCGCTGTCCTTTGCCGTGCTGACTGCCGCCGGCAGCGCGCAGCTCTTCATCGACGGGCGCAAGCTGTCCAACACGGTCCGCGACACGCTGGCGATGCTCACCGACATCGCCGAGCCGGCCGCCTTCCTGCCAGCGCTCGAGGCGCTGGGAGCGGCGGGCAAGGCCGTGCTGGTCGATCCGGATCTGGCGGGCGAGGCCATCGCCACGCGCATTCTGGCCGCCGGCGGCAAGCTGGTCGAGGGGCCGGACCCCATCCTTCTGCCCAAGGCGATCAAGAACAGGGTCGAGATTGCCGGGGCCCGTGCCGCGCATCTGCGCGATGCGGTCGCCTTTGCCCGGTTCCTGTGCTGGTTCGATGCCACCGCCCCCGGCGGCGAGCTGGACGAGATCGCCGCGGCCGAGGCGCTGGAGCGCTTCCGGGTCGAGACCGGCGCGCTGCGCGACATTTCCTTCGACACGATTTCGGGCGCGGGACCGAACGGGGCGATCTGCCATTACCGCGTCAACCGGGAGAGCAACCTGCCGATCCCGGTTGGCCGGCCCTACCTGATCGATTCGGGCGGCCAGTACGAGGACGGCACCACCGACATCACCCGTACCCTTGCGGTCGGCGAGATGACGGCGGACATGAAGCGGCATTTCACGCTCGTGCTGAAAGGTCACATCGGCATCGCCACCGCGCGGTTCCCGGTCGGCACCACCGGCGCGCAGCTCGACACGCTGGCCCGCATCGCGCTCTGGAAGGCGGGGCTCGACTATGACCACGGCACGGGCCATGGCGTCGGGTCCTTCCTCTCCGTGCATGAAGGGCCGCAGCGGATCGCCAAGACCGGGGCGCAGCCGCTGCGTCCGGGCATGATCCTGTCGAACGAGCCGGGCTACTATCCGGCCGGGCAGTACGGGATCCGGATCGAGAACCTGGAGCTTGTGACCGAGGCTGCGGAGATCCCCGGCGGCGAGCGTCCGATGCTCGGCTTCGAGACGCTGACGCTCGCCCCGATCGACCGCCGCCTTGTCGAGCCCGCGCTCCTGACCGCCGAGGAGCGCGACTGGCTCAACCGCTATCATGCGCGGGTCAACGAGGAGGTCGGGCCGCATCTCGACGCCCGCACCCGCATCTGGCTGGAGGCCGCGACCAAGCCGGTCTGA
- a CDS encoding AsmA family protein — protein MTLNSVYITAGVVIILALLTALVGPLFVDWTAYRSTFETYAEQALGHKVTVLGKADMSLLPAPTLTFTDVRVGEAEDPLLIVSRFEMQVELPPLLRGEIRVLDMRLERPQLTLAMDEYGRLDWLTDATGSGALAKIDPRNIAFDQIEVDTGAITLLDARDSSSHKLENVNVAISARSLKGPFKVDGSLIHDGNPYSLRLTTGEHQADGTLRLRADLVPALQALQVTLDGTLKQEAGAPGFDGRFTASSIGTGQEPDSWRAEGSAALTADGVQVPAFDLRIGPEDRAISLKGEARVGLAGQRRFEIKASAKQIDFDRIYGEGPQKPVALDRARSEMIQRLATLPPSPLPGLISLEVPAIVLGGGILQSTRLDVETTLGGWRVTRLASRLPGRAELATQGELGTSRALAYTGTLSFNVAQPQAFLAWFNQTPSTVQSGGPLGIDGRIALQPGQWSMTGARLDIGGATATGSVSYAEGTGGRGRLALSLDASRLDFDQLGGLTGLFRQPDVAAALASSDISLGLSAREILIRGIAGKALSVQAELAGDNLTLTSLSAADFAGARIEAKGAIEDVATSPAGRITAAIEASSLAGLVALAEDLAPEAALTAQLARAADHLVPARLEASLEARTTRDGSESELTVAGSAAGGTLRLDGRFSGRTDAWRDGDVAASLALEGPDGALLLRQLGLPLTEDSALAAGEITASLNGQPAKGMALSLRARAGETRIDATGDLQLVEGAAPRYTAAVQARADDLAPVALLWDKVLPVLSGEIGMDLAFELVGEGASITLDDLKGTVAGVDIEGRLAGNLAPADATGATRLTGALDFSALDVRVVSELVLGADQWLQTDADGGWPKAAFGPVQLPNLDLALDLRAEEAFLSDTLAVSRLASKLRLKPDLLRLEAIDAGLAGGKITGNLALTRSGAEAGLSGTLQVAGARLEELVWEAGGRAVATGQLDASGEFQSSGRSISALVAALAGGGTLQLSGAELRAMNPAAFDLVIRAADAGLVLEDDKIREVFASQLDAGSLELERLDGTLALNGGRLALRNVAASAEGAELTGQALLNLNDWTLDSDITVKVDAGSNATAGAEPQAALLFSGDLAAPERSIDVAPFTAFLTLRSFEQEVERVERLQAEILERDRLMREVKYFREEALRRQQERAAQAVPAAAETPVAPASTDPARPAPAGTAPAPDRPASQRPAPDRAAPDRAAPARQGAAVSPAPQESGRDAIGDLLNFEQRIRSAIGTPAPAGVLQPLEPAREVGAGLQPNQILESRDPLLQPPQPPAQATQQRPGPQQGAAAAAAAPRPGPRYVTDPNGLVITYPPARN, from the coding sequence GTGACGCTGAACTCGGTCTATATCACGGCAGGCGTGGTCATCATCCTGGCGCTGCTGACGGCGCTGGTCGGGCCGCTCTTTGTCGACTGGACGGCCTATCGCTCCACCTTCGAGACCTATGCCGAGCAGGCGCTGGGCCACAAGGTCACGGTGCTCGGCAAGGCGGACATGAGCCTGCTGCCGGCGCCGACGCTCACCTTCACCGACGTGCGCGTCGGCGAGGCGGAAGATCCGCTGCTGATCGTCTCGCGCTTCGAGATGCAGGTGGAACTGCCGCCGCTGTTGCGCGGCGAGATCCGCGTGCTCGACATGCGGCTCGAACGGCCGCAGCTGACGCTGGCCATGGACGAATACGGCCGGCTGGACTGGCTGACGGACGCCACCGGCTCCGGCGCCCTGGCCAAGATCGACCCGCGCAACATCGCCTTCGACCAGATCGAGGTCGACACTGGCGCGATCACGCTGCTCGACGCCCGGGACAGTTCCAGTCACAAGCTGGAGAACGTCAATGTCGCCATCAGCGCCCGGTCGCTCAAGGGGCCCTTCAAGGTCGATGGCAGCCTGATTCACGACGGCAATCCCTATTCGTTGCGCCTGACCACCGGTGAGCACCAGGCCGATGGCACGTTGCGGCTGCGCGCCGATCTCGTCCCGGCGCTGCAGGCGCTGCAGGTCACGCTGGATGGCACGCTGAAGCAGGAGGCGGGAGCCCCCGGTTTCGACGGCCGCTTCACGGCCAGTTCCATCGGCACCGGACAGGAGCCCGACAGCTGGCGCGCCGAGGGCAGTGCGGCGCTGACCGCCGACGGCGTGCAGGTCCCGGCCTTCGACCTGCGCATCGGACCGGAGGACCGCGCCATCAGCCTCAAGGGCGAGGCGCGCGTCGGACTTGCGGGGCAGCGGCGCTTCGAGATCAAGGCCAGCGCCAAGCAGATCGACTTCGACCGGATCTATGGGGAGGGGCCGCAGAAGCCCGTCGCGCTCGACCGGGCTCGGTCGGAGATGATCCAGCGTCTCGCCACCCTGCCGCCATCGCCGCTGCCGGGTCTCATCAGTCTCGAGGTGCCGGCCATCGTGCTCGGCGGCGGCATCCTGCAATCGACCCGTCTCGATGTGGAAACGACCCTGGGGGGCTGGCGCGTCACGCGTCTGGCCAGCCGCCTGCCGGGGCGCGCCGAACTGGCCACGCAAGGGGAGCTCGGCACCAGCCGGGCGCTTGCCTACACCGGCACCCTGTCGTTCAACGTCGCCCAGCCGCAGGCCTTCCTGGCCTGGTTCAACCAGACGCCCTCCACCGTGCAGTCCGGCGGACCGCTCGGGATCGACGGCCGCATCGCGCTGCAGCCCGGGCAATGGTCGATGACCGGCGCGCGGCTCGACATCGGCGGGGCCACCGCCACGGGGTCGGTGTCCTATGCCGAGGGAACCGGCGGGCGGGGGCGCCTCGCCCTGTCCCTGGACGCAAGCCGGCTGGACTTTGACCAACTCGGCGGGCTGACCGGGCTGTTCCGGCAGCCCGATGTTGCCGCAGCGCTGGCGTCCTCCGATATCTCGCTCGGCCTCTCGGCCCGCGAGATCCTGATCCGCGGCATTGCCGGCAAGGCGCTTTCGGTCCAGGCCGAGCTGGCCGGGGACAATCTGACCCTCACGAGCCTGTCGGCGGCCGATTTTGCCGGAGCCCGCATCGAGGCCAAGGGGGCCATCGAGGATGTGGCGACGTCGCCGGCCGGCCGGATCACCGCCGCCATCGAGGCCAGCTCGCTGGCCGGACTTGTTGCCCTGGCCGAAGACCTGGCACCGGAGGCGGCCCTGACGGCCCAGCTCGCCCGGGCCGCCGACCATCTGGTCCCCGCCCGGCTTGAGGCCAGCCTCGAGGCCCGAACCACGCGGGACGGCAGCGAGAGCGAGCTGACGGTTGCCGGCAGCGCCGCCGGCGGCACCCTTCGGCTCGATGGCCGCTTTTCGGGACGGACCGACGCATGGCGTGATGGCGATGTCGCGGCAAGCCTTGCCCTCGAAGGCCCGGACGGCGCGCTGTTGCTGCGCCAGCTCGGCCTGCCGCTGACCGAGGACAGCGCCCTTGCGGCCGGAGAGATCACCGCCAGCCTGAACGGCCAGCCCGCCAAGGGCATGGCGCTCAGCCTCAGGGCGCGGGCCGGCGAAACACGGATCGACGCCACCGGCGATCTGCAACTCGTCGAGGGGGCCGCGCCGCGCTACACGGCGGCCGTCCAGGCGCGTGCCGACGATCTCGCGCCGGTCGCGCTGCTCTGGGACAAGGTGCTGCCAGTGCTCTCCGGCGAGATCGGCATGGATCTGGCCTTTGAACTGGTCGGCGAGGGCGCGAGCATCACGCTTGACGATCTCAAGGGGACAGTGGCCGGCGTCGACATCGAAGGGCGCCTCGCCGGCAATCTCGCGCCGGCCGATGCGACCGGCGCGACGCGCCTGACCGGGGCGCTCGACTTCTCGGCCCTCGACGTCCGGGTCGTGTCCGAGCTGGTGCTGGGGGCGGACCAGTGGCTGCAGACCGACGCCGACGGGGGCTGGCCCAAGGCGGCCTTCGGTCCGGTGCAGTTGCCCAATCTCGATCTGGCGCTGGACCTGCGGGCTGAGGAGGCCTTCCTCAGCGACACGCTGGCAGTGTCGCGTCTGGCCTCCAAGCTGCGCCTGAAGCCGGACCTGCTGCGGCTCGAGGCGATCGACGCCGGGCTTGCGGGCGGCAAGATCACCGGCAATCTGGCGCTGACGCGCAGTGGCGCGGAGGCGGGGCTCAGCGGCACGCTCCAGGTCGCGGGAGCGCGTCTCGAGGAGCTTGTGTGGGAAGCGGGCGGCCGCGCGGTGGCCACCGGTCAGCTCGACGCCTCGGGCGAGTTCCAGTCCTCCGGACGCTCGATCTCTGCCCTGGTCGCGGCGCTGGCTGGCGGAGGGACGCTGCAGCTGTCGGGCGCCGAGCTGCGCGCCATGAACCCGGCTGCCTTCGATCTGGTGATCCGGGCGGCCGATGCCGGGCTTGTGCTGGAAGACGACAAGATCCGCGAGGTGTTCGCAAGCCAGCTTGATGCCGGGTCGCTTGAGCTGGAGCGGCTCGATGGCACGCTTGCGCTCAACGGCGGGCGCCTGGCCCTGCGCAATGTGGCCGCGTCGGCTGAGGGCGCGGAGCTGACCGGACAGGCGCTGCTGAACCTGAATGACTGGACGCTGGACAGCGACATCACGGTCAAGGTCGATGCCGGAAGCAATGCGACGGCCGGGGCCGAGCCACAGGCGGCCTTGCTGTTCAGCGGTGACCTGGCCGCACCCGAGCGGAGCATCGACGTTGCCCCGTTCACGGCCTTCCTGACCTTGCGCTCGTTCGAGCAGGAGGTCGAACGCGTCGAGCGGTTGCAGGCCGAGATCCTCGAGCGCGACCGGCTGATGCGGGAGGTGAAGTATTTCCGCGAGGAAGCCTTGCGGCGGCAGCAGGAGCGCGCCGCCCAGGCCGTGCCGGCAGCCGCCGAGACGCCCGTCGCGCCTGCCAGCACAGATCCGGCCCGACCGGCACCGGCAGGCACGGCGCCGGCTCCGGACCGCCCGGCGTCCCAGCGTCCTGCTCCTGATCGTGCAGCTCCCGATCGTGCAGCGCCGGCGCGGCAAGGGGCTGCGGTGTCCCCCGCGCCGCAGGAAAGCGGGCGCGATGCGATCGGCGACCTGCTGAACTTTGAACAGCGGATCCGTTCGGCCATCGGCACTCCGGCTCCGGCCGGTGTGCTGCAGCCGCTGGAGCCGGCCCGCGAGGTGGGAGCCGGGCTGCAGCCGAACCAGATCCTCGAGAGCCGCGATCCGCTGCTGCAGCCGCCGCAGCCGCCGGCCCAGGCCACCCAGCAGCGTCCGGGTCCGCAACAGGGCGCGGCCGCTGCTGCTGCTGCGCCCAGGCCGGGCCCGCGCTACGTGACCGATCCCAACGGGCTCGTCATCACCTATCCTCCCGCCCGCAACTGA
- a CDS encoding SspB family protein, with product MAEDLLRYDILVQDALRGAVKKILAEVARTGLPGEHHFYIAFDTNAPGVRVSSRLKERYPNEMTIVLQHQFWDLAIGEHAFEVGLSFGGIPEKLLIPFSAIKGFFDPSVQFALEFEPGKTAEPLPDDLIEAVGELAELEGRTRLESVPASKGEDKADRPRREAAGKTDKGAKAEKAEKADKAEAGKSGASKTDEPDKPTDGSGGAVVSLDAFRKKT from the coding sequence ATGGCAGAAGACCTGCTCCGTTACGACATCCTCGTGCAGGACGCCCTCCGCGGCGCCGTGAAGAAGATCCTGGCCGAAGTGGCCCGGACCGGTCTTCCGGGCGAGCATCACTTCTACATCGCCTTCGACACCAATGCGCCGGGTGTGCGCGTGTCGTCGCGGCTGAAGGAACGCTATCCCAACGAGATGACAATCGTGCTCCAGCACCAGTTCTGGGACCTGGCGATCGGCGAACACGCCTTCGAGGTCGGGCTGTCCTTTGGCGGCATCCCGGAAAAGCTCCTGATCCCCTTCAGCGCCATCAAGGGGTTCTTCGATCCCTCGGTGCAGTTTGCCCTCGAGTTCGAGCCCGGCAAGACCGCCGAGCCCTTGCCGGATGACCTGATCGAGGCCGTCGGCGAGCTGGCGGAGCTCGAAGGCCGGACCCGGCTCGAGTCGGTCCCGGCCAGCAAGGGCGAGGACAAGGCTGACCGGCCACGCCGCGAAGCCGCCGGCAAGACCGACAAGGGCGCCAAGGCGGAAAAGGCCGAGAAGGCTGACAAGGCCGAGGCGGGCAAGAGCGGTGCGAGCAAGACCGACGAGCCGGACAAGCCCACCGATGGCAGCGGCGGCGCGGTCGTGTCTCTGGACGCCTTCCGCAAGAAGACCTGA
- a CDS encoding ribbon-helix-helix domain-containing protein, with protein MPFLKRSLSLKGHRTSLALEPEFWQVLDAIAADENRSLASLIDHVDSTRAPDQPLSSAARVHALRHLRDRSS; from the coding sequence ATGCCCTTTCTCAAGCGCTCGCTGAGCCTCAAGGGACATCGGACATCGCTCGCTCTCGAGCCGGAGTTCTGGCAGGTGCTCGACGCCATCGCGGCAGACGAAAACCGCTCGCTTGCCAGCCTCATCGACCATGTCGACAGCACCCGCGCCCCGGACCAGCCGCTCTCCTCGGCGGCAAGGGTCCATGCGCTGCGCCACCTGCGCGACCGCTCCAGCTGA